A window of the Sporosarcina sp. FSL K6-2383 genome harbors these coding sequences:
- a CDS encoding ABC transporter permease — MLTIASPVFLLLLWEFMSRTGILDIRFFPPPSAIVSTFFGMIASGEMANHIGVSLYRIFVGFLLGVIPGVIIGLLMGLYSPIRHFVSPIVMALMPIPTLALLPIIIILFGIGDLSKVVTIAGSVFFPVVINTAAGVINIDSIYLDVAKNYGAGRVNFFLKIALPGAMPVMLEGIQMGQAIALLTIVAAEMMGATSGIGYLIWTSYKAFLLQEMYVGLILISFFGYLFSLVLRGIQKKMLPWR, encoded by the coding sequence ATGTTGACAATCGCCTCGCCGGTATTCCTGCTTTTGTTGTGGGAGTTCATGTCGAGGACGGGAATACTTGATATTCGCTTTTTTCCACCGCCATCTGCTATTGTCAGCACGTTTTTCGGGATGATTGCAAGTGGTGAAATGGCCAATCATATTGGTGTGTCATTGTACCGAATTTTCGTTGGATTTTTACTCGGTGTGATACCGGGTGTTATCATCGGATTGCTGATGGGGCTTTATTCTCCGATTAGACATTTTGTTTCTCCAATCGTGATGGCACTTATGCCAATCCCTACACTTGCTTTGCTGCCGATTATTATCATCCTTTTCGGAATAGGGGACTTGTCGAAAGTAGTGACAATTGCGGGAAGTGTCTTTTTTCCTGTCGTTATCAATACGGCTGCCGGTGTTATTAATATCGATTCCATCTATTTGGATGTAGCGAAAAATTACGGGGCGGGAAGAGTGAACTTTTTCCTGAAAATAGCTTTGCCTGGTGCCATGCCGGTTATGCTGGAAGGAATTCAGATGGGGCAGGCGATTGCGCTTCTTACCATTGTAGCAGCAGAAATGATGGGGGCTACGTCTGGTATCGGTTATCTAATCTGGACTTCGTATAAAGCGTTCTTACTCCAAGAAATGTATGTGGGTCTCATCCTCATCTCATTTTTTGGTTATCTGTTCTCGCTAGTGCTCCGAGGAATTCAGAAGAAGATGCTACCGTGGAGGTGA
- a CDS encoding helix-turn-helix domain-containing protein, with protein sequence MNEFELCPRFEKAVSILSQRWTALILYQLMTGPQRFCTMTDKLGVSGKTLTERLKDLDQQGFVIRNVYPETPVRIEYSLTEKGMSLTPIMKEIENWSKTWIAPEPVLKDK encoded by the coding sequence ATGAATGAATTTGAACTATGTCCACGTTTTGAAAAAGCCGTCTCCATCCTAAGCCAGCGCTGGACCGCACTCATTTTGTATCAATTAATGACAGGACCGCAACGCTTTTGCACAATGACAGACAAGCTCGGTGTCAGCGGAAAAACATTAACTGAGCGATTAAAAGACCTTGATCAACAAGGTTTTGTCATCCGTAACGTTTACCCGGAAACGCCTGTACGAATTGAATACTCCTTAACCGAAAAAGGCATGTCTCTTACACCAATCATGAAAGAAATCGAGAATTGGTCGAAAACATGGATTGCACCTGAACCTGTTTTGAAAGATAAGTGA
- a CDS encoding sigma-70 family RNA polymerase sigma factor encodes MKANRRNFIKRLKKRKEDALEYVVEHYLPVVKMIVEKSLQSQRNPGLIEECINDVFLAVWQYSDQFEGEADDFRKWIAVIAKYKATDAFRKASKSLEIQMDEIFIQIEDSGYTKVEREEQFLYYLSGLNEVDRTIFIMKYYLYMKNGEIAEQLGLSTQAVDNRLYRGKQQLKTKWTYIKGGGGQ; translated from the coding sequence ATGAAAGCGAATCGACGAAATTTCATTAAAAGATTGAAAAAACGTAAGGAAGATGCTTTGGAATATGTGGTGGAGCATTATTTACCTGTCGTTAAAATGATTGTTGAAAAATCACTGCAATCGCAACGTAATCCGGGTTTAATAGAAGAATGTATAAATGATGTTTTTTTGGCGGTCTGGCAGTATAGTGATCAATTTGAAGGCGAAGCAGATGATTTTAGGAAATGGATTGCGGTTATTGCGAAATATAAGGCGACGGATGCTTTTCGGAAGGCTAGTAAATCGCTGGAAATTCAGATGGACGAAATTTTTATCCAGATAGAGGATAGCGGGTATACAAAAGTAGAGCGGGAAGAACAGTTTTTGTATTATTTATCGGGTTTAAATGAAGTCGATCGAACTATTTTCATCATGAAATATTATTTGTACATGAAGAACGGGGAAATTGCAGAGCAGCTTGGGCTGTCAACGCAAGCCGTTGATAATCGGTTGTATCGTGGGAAGCAACAACTAAAAACGAAATGGACGTACATAAAAGGGGGCGGTGGACAATGA
- a CDS encoding ABC transporter ATP-binding protein, producing the protein MLEVSSLSIEVNGKRIVDNSSFFVPRGKITSIIGESGSGKSMTVAALLGLLPVGAKATGQALYNGRNLLTLSDKEIVSVRKSAIFTIFQDAANSFNPSVKMGRQLYAFSGERTGVAVAQFRLEMAAILVDLGLSSDIFEQYPFELSGGMLQRCMIACALYVKPDLLIADEPTSALDMVLQKEFIKLLQRLNEELGTTILLITHDLDIVAEAAHEMVVMWQGQVVETGAVVEVFEQPEHSYTKRLLESRF; encoded by the coding sequence ATGCTTGAGGTAAGTAGCTTGTCGATTGAAGTCAATGGCAAGCGAATTGTGGATAATAGTTCGTTTTTTGTTCCGCGTGGAAAAATCACGTCGATTATTGGCGAAAGTGGCAGTGGGAAAAGTATGACGGTCGCTGCATTGCTTGGACTATTACCAGTGGGAGCTAAAGCAACAGGACAAGCTTTATATAATGGAAGGAACTTACTTACCCTTTCGGATAAAGAAATAGTGAGTGTACGAAAATCGGCTATCTTTACGATTTTTCAAGATGCCGCTAATAGCTTTAATCCTTCTGTGAAAATGGGGCGTCAGTTGTATGCATTTTCAGGTGAACGAACAGGAGTCGCTGTTGCGCAGTTTCGGTTGGAGATGGCTGCGATTTTGGTGGATCTTGGGCTATCATCGGATATATTTGAGCAATATCCATTTGAATTATCTGGCGGAATGTTGCAGCGTTGCATGATTGCGTGTGCATTGTATGTGAAGCCTGATTTGTTAATTGCTGATGAGCCAACTTCTGCACTGGATATGGTGTTGCAAAAGGAATTCATCAAATTATTACAGCGTTTGAATGAAGAGTTGGGCACGACGATTTTGTTGATTACACATGATTTGGATATTGTGGCAGAGGCGGCACATGAAATGGTTGTCATGTGGCAAGGGCAAGTTGTGGAGACTGGGGCTGTAGTAGAAGTATTTGAACAACCGGAGCATAGCTATACGAAGCGGTTATTGGAGAGTCGGTTTTAG
- a CDS encoding AI-2E family transporter, whose product MTKKLWFQAGVGILLALLIAKYFMEIKGVFSPLVIIAKTIFVPLLLGAVLFYVTEPFQRFLEKRKMPRWGSILTILISVAAVIWLFISIIGPPVMNEVNKFVKDAPSITKDITVQVEYIWQNRDSLPDQLNDMIDKAVNSIQSIAVVFGKLVVQFFQSVFQTAFTLILVPFFFIYLLKDHEKFAPFIYNFFSGKRKVWIKKTLHDINTVLRTYIQGQLLISFLLALIMFVGYLIIKLDYALLLVIFAFFMNVIPFIGPWIAFAPALIIAFIQDPQMVIWVSVITLVAQQIDSNLITPNVMGKTLDIHPLTVITVILAAGNIAGFLGILLSIPAYAVGKVIVKNIYDRRKEIKFTATKDV is encoded by the coding sequence TTGACGAAAAAATTATGGTTCCAAGCAGGCGTTGGGATTTTACTAGCTTTGCTAATTGCAAAATACTTTATGGAAATCAAAGGGGTTTTTTCCCCTCTAGTCATCATCGCAAAAACTATTTTTGTACCATTATTACTGGGAGCTGTCCTATTTTACGTAACGGAGCCATTTCAGCGATTCCTTGAAAAGCGCAAAATGCCGCGGTGGGGAAGTATTTTAACGATACTTATCAGTGTTGCAGCAGTTATTTGGCTATTCATTTCAATTATTGGTCCGCCAGTTATGAACGAAGTGAACAAATTTGTTAAAGATGCCCCATCCATTACAAAAGATATTACAGTTCAAGTGGAATACATTTGGCAAAATAGAGATAGTTTACCTGATCAATTAAATGACATGATTGATAAGGCTGTTAATTCGATTCAATCTATTGCCGTCGTATTTGGAAAATTAGTCGTACAGTTTTTCCAATCCGTATTTCAAACAGCCTTCACCCTGATTCTCGTACCGTTTTTCTTCATCTACTTATTGAAAGATCACGAGAAGTTCGCACCATTCATCTACAACTTCTTTTCAGGTAAACGGAAAGTATGGATTAAAAAAACCTTACATGATATCAATACGGTACTGCGCACGTATATCCAGGGACAGCTATTGATAAGCTTTCTCTTAGCACTCATTATGTTTGTTGGTTATTTAATCATAAAGCTAGATTATGCGTTATTACTTGTTATCTTTGCCTTTTTCATGAACGTCATTCCGTTCATCGGTCCATGGATTGCATTTGCACCAGCACTGATTATAGCGTTTATTCAAGATCCGCAAATGGTTATTTGGGTCAGTGTCATCACACTCGTTGCACAGCAAATCGATAGCAACCTTATCACACCGAATGTCATGGGGAAAACGCTCGATATTCATCCACTGACGGTTATTACGGTTATTTTGGCAGCGGGAAATATTGCCGGCTTCCTAGGTATTCTCCTGTCTATTCCTGCGTACGCGGTTGGTAAGGTTATTGTGAAGAATATTTATGATAGGCGTAAGGAAATAAAGTTTACTGCGACGAAAGATGTGTAA
- a CDS encoding ABC transporter ATP-binding protein, with protein sequence MGRKTKIIILNLTKAFYKKQASVTALDNINLTIEDGEFVCLVGPSGCGKTTLLRILAGLEHPSIGEFTIATDGEDRPLQSMVFQERGIIPWLTVEENVAFGLKMRHMPKDVIKERTAYYLKKTGLEKFSSLYPKELSGGMKQRVSIARAFANDPEILLMDEPFAALDEQNKFILQEELLSIWSETGKTVLFITHSIDEALLLSDRILLMSSQPGRIIQEIKVELPRPRKMEDIRANPVMAGQFVEIWQHLQKEVQRSRQEDE encoded by the coding sequence ATGGGAAGGAAAACAAAAATTATCATCCTTAATTTAACAAAGGCGTTTTATAAAAAACAAGCGAGTGTCACAGCGCTCGATAACATTAATTTAACAATCGAAGACGGGGAGTTTGTCTGTCTTGTAGGTCCGAGTGGCTGTGGGAAAACGACACTTTTACGTATTTTAGCGGGGCTTGAGCATCCAAGTATTGGAGAATTCACGATTGCGACAGATGGTGAGGACCGCCCACTTCAGTCGATGGTGTTTCAGGAAAGAGGAATCATTCCATGGCTCACCGTGGAGGAAAACGTAGCATTTGGTCTCAAAATGCGCCATATGCCAAAGGACGTCATAAAGGAACGGACTGCGTATTATCTGAAGAAAACGGGGCTTGAAAAGTTTTCCTCGCTATATCCAAAAGAACTGTCCGGGGGCATGAAGCAACGGGTGAGCATTGCGCGGGCATTTGCAAATGATCCAGAAATTCTATTGATGGATGAACCGTTTGCTGCGCTTGATGAACAGAACAAATTCATTTTGCAGGAGGAATTGCTGTCGATCTGGTCAGAAACAGGGAAGACGGTTCTTTTTATTACCCACAGTATCGACGAAGCATTATTGCTGAGTGACCGTATTTTGTTAATGAGTTCACAGCCTGGAAGAATTATTCAGGAAATTAAAGTAGAACTACCACGTCCGCGAAAAATGGAGGATATTCGGGCGAATCCAGTTATGGCAGGGCAGTTTGTAGAAATATGGCAACACCTGCAAAAAGAAGTGCAACGGTCTCGGCAGGAAGATGAATGA
- a CDS encoding topology modulation protein, translating to MNKIMVIGVSAGAGKSTFARRLGELTGIEVTHLDRLFWKPNWVEAPSEEFSAAQQQVVQRDRWIMEGNYGGTMNIRETYADTVIYLELPLRVCLYRVLKRRVQFHGETRQDIGEGCQEKMDWAFLKFIVTTYGARKKSMMERMRRYVEEGKIVHYLKTPAQIDGFLKTYIKK from the coding sequence ATGAATAAAATCATGGTTATCGGAGTGTCAGCTGGTGCTGGGAAATCAACGTTTGCGCGCCGATTAGGTGAATTGACGGGTATTGAAGTGACGCATTTGGATCGGTTGTTTTGGAAGCCGAATTGGGTAGAGGCTCCGTCTGAAGAGTTTTCAGCAGCACAGCAACAAGTGGTCCAACGGGATCGATGGATTATGGAAGGGAATTATGGGGGGACAATGAATATTCGTGAGACGTATGCGGATACTGTAATTTATCTGGAACTTCCGCTTCGTGTCTGCTTGTATCGAGTGTTGAAGCGCAGAGTGCAATTCCATGGAGAAACGCGGCAGGATATTGGCGAGGGCTGTCAAGAAAAGATGGATTGGGCATTTCTAAAATTCATCGTCACGACATATGGCGCACGAAAAAAGAGCATGATGGAGCGAATGCGACGTTATGTGGAGGAAGGAAAGATAGTGCATTATTTAAAAACCCCTGCACAGATTGACGGATTTTTAAAGACGTACATAAAGAAGTGA
- a CDS encoding ABC transporter permease — protein sequence MTAKWIGKRMVMGAIVLLIVSFLSFFIMHAAPGDPAMAFYGGNAQTLTAAEKERITQAFALDRPVIVQYGAWLAETLTGNLGYSSKEGRPVTTILLERLPNTLLLFGVTMFFIVIGSIWLGMLAGMKEGSLWDKGLSTVSIATSSIPAFWLGILFISFFAVKLGILPSSGTGDVSGDGGLLDKLRHLIMPAAVLILTHVGIYARFLQESIKAESRQYYVMVARANGVAEKEIRQGIFRNASMPYLNYIGMTIPSFFGGSIIVESLFAWSGLGQLTVKAAMTKDFLLLMGGILWTGLIVVISLFIIDLLMYALNPKLRKGGVR from the coding sequence ATGACCGCTAAATGGATTGGGAAGCGAATGGTGATGGGGGCGATTGTCCTCCTCATCGTGAGCTTCCTCTCTTTTTTCATCATGCATGCAGCTCCAGGTGATCCGGCGATGGCTTTTTACGGCGGGAATGCACAAACGTTGACGGCAGCTGAAAAGGAACGTATCACTCAGGCATTTGCACTGGATCGTCCAGTGATTGTGCAATATGGAGCTTGGCTGGCAGAAACGCTAACAGGGAATTTAGGGTATTCCTCTAAAGAAGGAAGACCTGTTACCACTATACTTCTGGAGCGCTTGCCAAATACATTGTTGCTATTTGGTGTGACGATGTTTTTTATTGTTATCGGTTCCATCTGGCTCGGTATGCTAGCAGGCATGAAGGAAGGCTCGTTGTGGGATAAAGGGCTATCGACTGTTAGTATTGCGACGTCTTCTATCCCGGCTTTTTGGCTTGGTATATTATTCATCTCCTTTTTTGCTGTGAAACTCGGTATTCTTCCGTCATCTGGGACGGGGGATGTGAGTGGTGATGGTGGTTTACTGGATAAGCTCCGTCATCTGATTATGCCAGCAGCTGTATTAATATTGACGCATGTGGGCATTTATGCACGGTTTCTTCAGGAGAGCATTAAAGCTGAAAGTCGCCAGTATTATGTCATGGTCGCACGGGCAAATGGCGTGGCAGAAAAGGAAATTCGTCAAGGGATTTTTCGCAATGCCTCTATGCCTTATTTGAATTATATCGGTATGACGATTCCTTCGTTTTTTGGTGGTTCGATTATCGTGGAATCACTGTTTGCATGGTCGGGGCTTGGACAATTGACGGTCAAAGCAGCGATGACGAAGGATTTTCTGCTACTGATGGGCGGCATTTTATGGACAGGTTTAATTGTTGTAATCAGTTTGTTCATCATTGATTTACTCATGTACGCATTGAATCCGAAGTTGCGGAAAGGTGGCGTGCGGTAG
- a CDS encoding ABC transporter ATP-binding protein yields the protein MLRVDTISKRYKIEGKVKQALREVELTVAKGEIVGLVGESGSGKSTLARVIMQLEPFDEGAVYFNELPVTKSSRKAFYEACQLIFQNASAALNPSWTVREILLEPLRNRRVDREIYIRQMLEKVKLTEAHLTRRPSELSGGERQRVNLLRSILVEPQLIICDEIISNLDRLIQREIIDLLIELNREMGMAILFIAHDLKAVTYMCDRVYVMKDGQIVDHSVKVQDAFTFSHVYSQKLFASQLGKPETF from the coding sequence TTGTTACGAGTAGACACTATATCAAAAAGGTATAAAATTGAAGGGAAGGTCAAACAAGCCTTGCGCGAGGTCGAACTCACAGTTGCTAAAGGTGAAATCGTCGGGCTTGTCGGGGAAAGTGGGAGTGGGAAAAGTACGCTGGCGCGTGTCATTATGCAGTTGGAGCCATTTGATGAAGGGGCGGTTTACTTCAACGAATTGCCCGTGACAAAATCTTCACGAAAAGCATTTTATGAGGCGTGCCAGCTCATTTTTCAAAATGCCTCGGCTGCTCTTAATCCATCATGGACAGTGCGAGAGATTTTACTAGAGCCGCTACGTAATCGACGAGTGGACCGAGAAATATATATTCGCCAAATGCTTGAAAAAGTGAAGCTGACAGAAGCTCATTTGACAAGACGCCCTTCCGAATTAAGTGGTGGTGAACGCCAACGTGTGAACTTGCTTAGATCGATTCTTGTTGAACCACAGTTAATCATCTGTGACGAAATTATCTCTAATCTGGATCGATTGATTCAAAGAGAGATTATTGATTTACTCATTGAGCTGAATCGTGAAATGGGTATGGCAATTTTATTCATCGCTCACGATTTGAAGGCTGTAACGTATATGTGTGATCGCGTCTATGTCATGAAGGATGGACAAATTGTCGATCATAGCGTAAAAGTGCAGGATGCGTTTACATTTTCACATGTCTATTCCCAAAAATTATTTGCTTCACAGCTAGGAAAGCCGGAGACCTTTTAA
- a CDS encoding MFS transporter: protein MKGVVKSWKYPSILLFGIGVSNVGAWIYLIALNLIILEMTGSPLAVAALYILKPLATLCTNFWSGSMIDRLNKRNLMVTLDLFRALFIATLPFLSSLWSIYAVVFLINIASSMFEPTSMTYITKLIPVEDRKRFNALRSLIDSGGFLIGPAIAGLLFIIGTPIFAIYINAIALFLSGVVTMLMPNLEKHSQAHFDEKLSFEVVKKDWIVVLNFSRRYAYIMFVYFLFGCVMVMTSAIDSLEVAFAKEVLSLSDSKYGFLVGIAGAGIVIGSIVNTMIAHKSSTSLLIGLGSLFVSGGYIVYAFSNSFLIAAIGFFILSFSLAFANTGFHTFYQNNIPVDMMGRIGSIYGLIEAVLVIIATIIIGLAAQLIAIQYVVIIGTIVMLLISIMLFSFTIQPSKEKLYSTAK, encoded by the coding sequence ATTAAAGGCGTAGTAAAATCTTGGAAGTATCCTTCAATACTATTATTTGGAATTGGTGTTTCCAATGTAGGCGCCTGGATTTATTTAATCGCACTCAATTTAATTATTCTAGAAATGACAGGCTCTCCGCTGGCAGTAGCTGCACTGTATATTTTGAAGCCTTTGGCGACGTTATGTACGAACTTTTGGTCAGGTAGCATGATTGATCGGTTAAATAAACGTAATCTCATGGTCACTCTCGACCTATTTCGTGCGCTATTTATTGCGACGCTGCCTTTTCTGTCTTCTCTTTGGTCCATCTATGCAGTCGTTTTTTTGATTAATATCGCAAGCTCTATGTTTGAACCGACATCAATGACCTATATTACAAAGCTCATTCCAGTTGAAGATCGCAAACGATTTAATGCACTGCGTAGTTTAATCGATTCCGGGGGCTTTCTCATTGGTCCAGCTATTGCTGGTTTGTTATTTATCATTGGTACACCTATTTTCGCCATTTATATCAACGCGATTGCTTTATTCTTATCCGGGGTGGTCACTATGCTGATGCCCAATCTTGAAAAACATAGTCAAGCTCATTTCGATGAAAAACTATCTTTTGAAGTAGTAAAGAAAGATTGGATAGTTGTGTTGAATTTCAGTCGTCGCTACGCTTATATTATGTTCGTTTATTTCCTTTTTGGTTGTGTGATGGTCATGACTTCGGCGATCGACTCGCTTGAAGTGGCGTTCGCTAAGGAAGTACTCTCTTTATCGGATAGTAAATACGGTTTTTTAGTCGGCATAGCTGGAGCTGGCATTGTCATTGGCTCAATTGTCAATACGATGATTGCTCATAAATCGTCAACCTCTTTGCTCATTGGGTTAGGGTCCCTATTTGTTTCTGGTGGCTATATCGTTTATGCTTTTTCCAACTCCTTTCTTATAGCAGCTATCGGTTTTTTCATTCTTTCATTCTCTTTAGCCTTTGCTAATACCGGCTTCCACACCTTTTACCAAAATAATATCCCTGTCGATATGATGGGGAGAATTGGCAGTATTTATGGATTAATCGAAGCCGTTTTGGTTATCATTGCAACGATTATCATTGGCTTAGCTGCACAGCTTATCGCTATTCAATACGTCGTTATTATAGGAACTATTGTCATGTTATTGATATCCATTATGTTGTTTAGCTTCACCATCCAACCTTCAAAAGAAAAACTCTATTCAACTGCCAAATAA
- a CDS encoding VOC family protein, with protein MNFHTAPITYTGEVHLNVLDLTRSIQFYKEVIGFKVLEEAANKVVLTADGKTPLLIIEQPENVTPKEAHKAGLYHFALLLPKRADLGAIIKHFIQHQVRIGASDHLVSEALYLSDPDGNGIEIYTDRDPAVWSWDNEQVAMSTDPLDGESIIAESGDQIWDGLPSGTVMGHVHLHVAHLPETETFYNALGFEVVTNYPQALFMSNGKYHHHIGLNTWNGVGAPRPSEGSVGLQSFTLVYPTEAVLDEAIGKVEALGMKVVADENRFIVEDPSGNRIVLRVG; from the coding sequence ATGAATTTTCATACAGCACCGATTACGTATACAGGAGAAGTCCATCTGAATGTTTTGGACTTGACTAGATCTATCCAGTTCTATAAAGAAGTGATTGGCTTTAAAGTACTTGAGGAAGCAGCGAATAAGGTAGTACTGACGGCGGATGGCAAAACTCCATTGCTGATTATCGAACAACCAGAAAATGTTACGCCGAAAGAGGCACATAAGGCTGGTTTGTATCATTTTGCATTATTATTGCCGAAACGAGCTGATTTAGGAGCTATTATTAAGCATTTCATCCAACATCAGGTGCGAATCGGAGCTTCGGATCATTTGGTGAGCGAGGCGCTCTATTTGTCAGATCCAGATGGCAATGGTATTGAGATTTACACAGACCGTGATCCGGCTGTTTGGAGTTGGGACAATGAACAAGTTGCGATGAGTACGGATCCGCTCGATGGTGAAAGTATTATCGCGGAGAGTGGAGATCAGATATGGGATGGACTTCCTTCGGGTACGGTTATGGGGCATGTTCATTTACATGTAGCGCACTTGCCTGAGACAGAAACGTTTTATAATGCACTCGGCTTTGAAGTGGTCACGAATTATCCGCAAGCTTTGTTTATGTCGAATGGGAAATACCATCACCATATTGGTTTGAATACGTGGAATGGCGTGGGAGCACCACGTCCATCAGAAGGTAGTGTTGGGCTTCAATCATTTACGCTTGTTTATCCGACTGAGGCAGTGTTAGATGAAGCGATTGGCAAGGTGGAAGCATTGGGGATGAAGGTAGTAGCTGATGAGAATAGGTTTATCGTAGAAGATCCTTCTGGCAATCGAATTGTGTTGCGGGTTGGGTGA
- a CDS encoding ABC transporter permease: protein MKSQKALFFWCTVLGFIVMMTVLASVIAPYGPNDMDMDNVYGAPGEGHLLGTDHLGRDVFSRLLEGGKVTLTVASVSVLLSLVLGVLYGGISGYIGGIVDTVMMRLLEALITIPSLIIILAFQAVMQGGMWGMALIIGLTGWLVTARIVRSEFLRLKEAEFVQMANMFGTPMWKIMTGHLLRNSVPAIFVVTLFNFAGAIFIEVSLSFLGIGIPPAIPSWGNMLYYAQNDILIGAWWIGLFPGIMIFITILAINFIGEGLKNPQRR from the coding sequence ATGAAGTCGCAGAAAGCGTTGTTTTTTTGGTGTACGGTTTTAGGGTTTATTGTCATGATGACGGTATTGGCTAGTGTTATCGCACCGTACGGGCCAAATGATATGGACATGGATAATGTCTATGGTGCTCCTGGTGAAGGTCATCTATTGGGGACGGATCATCTCGGTCGCGATGTTTTTTCACGGTTATTGGAAGGTGGAAAGGTGACGCTGACGGTGGCGAGTGTTTCTGTGCTGTTGTCGCTTGTTCTTGGTGTGCTGTATGGTGGAATTAGTGGTTATATAGGTGGAATTGTCGATACAGTTATGATGCGCTTATTGGAGGCACTTATTACAATTCCTTCGCTGATTATTATTTTGGCGTTTCAAGCCGTTATGCAAGGTGGCATGTGGGGGATGGCACTCATTATTGGATTGACAGGTTGGTTGGTGACAGCACGTATTGTGCGTTCTGAATTTCTGCGTTTAAAGGAAGCTGAATTTGTGCAAATGGCCAATATGTTTGGCACACCGATGTGGAAGATTATGACTGGTCATTTGCTACGCAATAGTGTCCCAGCTATTTTTGTTGTGACGTTGTTTAACTTTGCGGGAGCTATATTCATCGAAGTTTCGCTTAGTTTTCTAGGTATAGGCATTCCGCCAGCTATTCCATCTTGGGGTAATATGCTGTACTATGCGCAAAATGATATTTTAATAGGCGCTTGGTGGATTGGTCTGTTTCCTGGGATTATGATCTTTATCACGATTCTTGCTATTAATTTTATAGGGGAAGGATTGAAAAATCCACAGCGGAGGTGA
- a CDS encoding DUF4179 domain-containing protein yields the protein MKKLYQFFNHIHVNEVDEVGQPVGELEIKKAQKKLLASLPRKNKRLSGLRVIAVAACLVVGLSVGIVGTAFPTVASQVPLLGNLFTLFGDEERNVFEGYHENAQALNLSAESNGVVITLNEAVYDGDLLTVSFKVKTTEKLSDWVTAEPFFINGQQVGFSTTLVLEKIGEDEYGGILSSLLFEQGNEDSIKVDWAVKELVDHKSDTSVQGDWQFRFSLDRVHAQKMKLNDKLKNEVVEVKARHLEKTAVSLKFTYEVHVIDADVTQAVVRFDEVMDNRGNSYRSIAHTAETLEEGVKFNQTDIYSKLDEEATELYLTPQVLVFDQQGESEWVQLDSLTIRLR from the coding sequence ATGAAAAAACTATATCAGTTTTTTAATCATATTCATGTAAATGAAGTAGATGAGGTTGGGCAGCCCGTTGGAGAGTTAGAGATAAAAAAAGCACAAAAAAAATTGCTCGCTTCCTTGCCTCGAAAGAATAAAAGATTAAGTGGATTACGCGTTATAGCGGTCGCGGCTTGCTTGGTGGTTGGACTCTCGGTTGGCATTGTAGGTACGGCTTTCCCGACAGTGGCGAGTCAAGTTCCGTTGCTTGGCAATTTATTCACCTTGTTTGGTGACGAAGAAAGAAATGTTTTTGAAGGCTACCATGAAAATGCACAAGCCTTGAATCTATCGGCGGAAAGTAATGGCGTGGTCATCACGTTGAATGAAGCTGTATATGATGGAGATTTATTGACAGTATCCTTTAAGGTAAAGACTACAGAAAAGCTAAGCGATTGGGTTACAGCGGAGCCATTCTTCATTAATGGGCAGCAGGTAGGGTTTAGTACAACGTTGGTGCTGGAGAAAATTGGTGAGGATGAATATGGGGGGATTCTTTCCTCATTGCTTTTTGAACAAGGGAACGAGGATAGTATTAAGGTGGATTGGGCTGTTAAGGAATTGGTAGACCATAAGAGTGATACGAGCGTGCAGGGAGATTGGCAATTTCGGTTTAGCTTAGATCGTGTTCATGCTCAAAAAATGAAACTGAACGATAAGTTGAAAAATGAGGTCGTGGAAGTAAAGGCGCGTCATCTTGAGAAAACAGCTGTGTCTCTTAAATTTACGTATGAGGTACATGTGATAGATGCGGATGTCACGCAGGCAGTTGTTCGTTTCGACGAAGTAATGGATAATAGAGGGAATTCATATCGGAGCATTGCTCATACCGCGGAGACCTTGGAGGAAGGTGTGAAATTTAACCAGACGGATATTTACTCGAAGCTCGACGAGGAGGCAACTGAACTGTATTTAACTCCGCAGGTTCTGGTGTTTGACCAGCAGGGGGAGTCTGAATGGGTGCAGCTGGACTCGTTGACGATTAGGCTGAGATAG